GAGCACGGTGCTAATGCAGTCATGCAGTCGCAGTCAGTCCAACTCGAACCGGTCGCTGAGCTAAGCTGGCAAAAAATATGGGCTTACTTAGTAGTCTTACTTAGTAGATGCTAAAAccatatttttagaaaatttattgaaatataataatgGAGCAAAGACATCTTCATAAATTGCAAGCGCCTCTTTAGTTgattattacattttttttttaagttttaatatCAAGAACAGTCTTCAATTATGTCCAAAAAAATTTCTAAATGTATGTAAACTTGAATTTATTCCTCTATTactctcgggaacttagggcttctacgagagctgaATTTCTCGTATTAGTTTCAGTAATCGTTgtaagtttttcgaccgatctggtgattggccagatgtAAATACatcataaaattatttttttgaacAGAAAAATACATTAAGAATTCAAATATTGAACCCATAAATTTAAGGCGCAGTCTATAGATTTTAACACCCTATTTTTACGGTGCAGAGCTATTTCGCTGTTGCCCTAATTGAAGCACACTCAGGGAACCACAACAAGTCACAAAATGCTCCATAGATCGAAATCAACCGCAGGCCACAGGAATTTCAATCACCTCTTGGTCACCGAGGCGTTCCGGTGGCTGCTCCCCGAGAACCCAAGAATCGGGGGATCTGACCTGAGAATGTGAAGTGGTAAATATGTGGAGCAAATCTCCGCGGGAAGAAAGAGCGGCCGAGGAGAGCAAACAATGGTCGTGGAGCGTGGAACGTGGAGCACGTGAATGCTGTCAATCATTCCGGGCAATGGGCACTCTGGCAGTGGGGTGGGGTGTGGAGTTCTAAAGAGCGGGGGAACCGGAGCTCCGCATACCGCGCTGTGACGTCACGACACGAGGCGAAATGCCGCCGGCAGAATTCGCAGCCGAAGATTGAAGATCGCCGAAAGGCGCGCGAATCGTGAATCAAAACAAACCGAGGCAAAAGATCGGATAATGAATGGGAGAGAGATATAGACGCAAGCAGCGCAGCAACAGCGCAGTGGCAGcgcggcagcagcagaagagAGCTCCACCGCTCTCTTTCCCTCTATCTCTCTTTGTAGAATTGAATTTTCAAAATCAAGAGTGTTTTGCTAGAGCTAAGTCTCTTAACAGGCATATGTATCAACTTGGAAAATGATGCACAACATTTTTCAGGACTCATTTTAATAATCCAAAACTTAAGTATTAAAAGTATCTTAAGTTGTAAATTTAAGTTGTAAGTTAATGGAATAGGAATACCCTAGTGGCTAGATTCACTTACCCTTTCTTCCTCTCGGATCATTTCCGCGATCCCTGGCTTGATCTCCATGTCATCGGCGAGCGAGGATCCGCCGCCTGAACCCACTCCGCCTGCACCTGCGCCGCCTACTCCCCCGCCACCcactccaccaccaccatggtggtgcggcggtggaggaggaAGGCGTGGCTCAGCGGGCGGACCGGGACCGAGGCCACTGAGTTCCATGGCAGCGGCCATGGCGGCAGCGGGTCCGAGGGGAAAGCGGGAGTCTCCAGCCGGCGATGGCGGATGGTGGGCTGATCCGGCGGTCTGGGAGGGATGTGGGGCGGGCGATGAGTGGTGGTGCGGATGAAGGGGCAGCGGCAAAGGGAGCTGACTCTGCTGCTgtgtctgctgctgctggggacTCTGCGAGTGGGGTCTCGAGGATCGGGAGAGGGGTCCTGGCGTGGCTGCCGGCGAAGGCATGTCCAGGGCGTGGATGGCGGTCTCCAAGCGCCTCGAGGCTCCCACAGCGGAGCCAGTGCTCAGTGGTGGCTTGGGTGGTGGTGTCATCAGCGAACAGTCCctctgtctctctctttctttttgctccagctccatccTTTCGGCGGCTATCAGGCTGCTCAGTGGACTGGGTGGTGCGGGTGGATTGAATATGGTGTCCGCCGAGGGCCAGCGGCGCTTTCTCACATTTCTGCCCTGCTGGCGCTCTAGTGGGGAAAGCCTCAGCTCGGCGGGATCCCAGTCCGAAGTGCGTAGCTTCTTCTCGGGCTGCATGAAGGCCAGTAGCTCCTCGGCCTCCCGTTCCCGCTCTTGCTCAGTTCTGGAAGTGGACGTACTCTCCTTGGGGGAGGAGGGCATTCGCTCCGAGGAAGCGGCAGCCGCGGCTGCCGTGGCCGCCTCCATGTGGGTCACATCCGCCAGACCGCGCACTTTCAGCATCTCAGCTATCCGGAGCAGAGGACCTATCTGGTCCTGGCTCACGTTGATCTCGCCGCGGTACATGAACTCCACAATGGCCTTGAGATCTGACCAGCTCACGTCCCTCATGATAACAATGGGATGCTGGCAGGGCGTTTCGGCCAGAAGCGTTTGGAAGTAGGGCGAGCAGGCGGACAGGACCATCTTGTGCGCCTTCATGGAGCGACCATCGCAGGCCAAGGTCACGTCCACGAAGCACTCGTTCTGGAGCAGCTGGTCGAAGATGGTGGTCAGGTTCGTCTGATAGTTGTTCCAGCGCAGGCAGAACTGCTGGGAGGTGGAACTGGGCGAGGCCACCGACGAGCTCATGCCCTGTGGCGAACTCACGGGCGAAGATCCTGCCCCTCCGGCTCCAGCATGACCTTGACTCTCCTTGTCTTCGTCCTTGGCTCCGCCAGTGGGAGAGGTGCGATCCTCGCTCTTCGTACGCTTCTCCTCCTGCTGAGTGGGCGAGCTCCTGTTGCTTTTGGGCGAACCACCGCCCGATCCCGGACCTTTGCGCTGCCTCTGAGCCACtggtccctgttcgggcgccaagCCGACACTCGTTTCCGCCTGCGTCGACGCCATTTTGTTTACAGCTGATCGTGGATCGTTGATCACCGGCGATCGTAAGCGTTACGCGATCGTTAATCGTTACGCGACTCGCTCTTCACATAGCGCTTAAGAAGGCATTCGACAATTCGAAAAATCCGCGACAATTACGACGCTCAACTGAGAGTGGGCATGTACatgtgagtatctgtgtgcgtgcctgtctatgtgtgcgtgtgctttgggcgtgtgtgtatgggtgttTAACGTATTCGTTACGTTACGCGCACTACGTGGCCATTTGGCAATTAGCCCGCCTCGTTCTTTCAGTTCGATTCGGTTCTCGTCGTCGTGTccagtgttcagtgttcagtaTTGAGTGTGTGCCTTCAGTTCCGtttgtgtttctgtttcggtttctgtttcggtttcaatGTTCTATGGCTGTATTGGCCAACAAACAGGGCCAAAAGTCTTCTCAGCACGAGCGTCTGAATTAGACTGAAATCgttttgcacattttgatACGGAAAAACTCAAAACAAACTTAACacacgacgacgacgatggcCCACGAcgaagtggatgtggatgtgtggctgtgctgtgctgtgcctgtgtgcctgtgcctgtggAAAGCTGAGGGCCGTTGAGGGGCAGCGTTGAtgttgcagcaacagcaatagcaatggcaacggcaacagcagaagcggcagcaacagcaacagcaacatcagcagcaactgctactgctactgctttgtagttgttgctcTCAGGCTGCGACTGAGTTCGCGACGAAGTTGCGAATAGTTCGCGAACTGCTCTGCCGGCGCTGCGAAAGGAAAATGCGACGGAGGCAGCGCGGCTTGGCTGAGAACCGACGGCAgagacaacgacaacgacaacgacaacacaACGTCAACGGTAACGACCGAAGCAGAAGCAGAGGCAGAGGCGAGCCCGTTGAAAATGGCTGAAAACGGCGAGCTGTAGGCGCCAAAAAACGCCGGCTAACGGCACCGCATTCCTTTGCTCCTGCGCTGCGTTTTGGCTCTCCTCGAGCTCAAAATCGGAATCGGCTTTgctcgtccttcgtccttcgtccaTCGTCGGTCTGCTCGACGcactcgaactcgaactcgtCCTCGTTCTCGGCCTCTCGCCGTTGTTGCAACCCCCAAAAATTTTTGGCGCTTTGCCGCTGCACTACTACCGTTGCGTAAAAAGGATGCGTCGctgcaagtggcaagtggcaagtgtgCGTGCGTGAGGAAACGGAAGTTGCCCCGAAAATGCAGCGGAGAGCGACGGCGTtggcgattgcgattgcgattgctattgctattgcgagtgcgagtgcggaTTCGAGCTTAGGCCTAATATTTTTCGGAGGTGCTGGGCAGGAGAGGGTGTGGACGAGCCCCACCGACCAGTACCCCTGGCTCCAAATAGAGGAACGCGTCTAGGGGGTCTTCAGAAATTGGATATGCGGCGAATATATGGCTGAGTTTGCCGACTATTTCCaaactttaatttaagttaataataaaatatgaattaaagaaaatagtaataaaatattacaataatgTTTAAGATACATGATATtgttataaatttgtttttattttttatatattttccttattAGATGAATGTTATAGCAAGTTCTGAGAAGTGAAGAGCAGTGATCATTCAAAGCATatccctctctctttcttttccCCAAGCCATTACTCTTTCTCACTCACGCATTGCTCGCCCGACTGAGGAACAAAACTCGGCTGAAAGATGCTTCATTAATTAGTTCCGTTCAAAGGGGTACCACCCCCCCAAGCCCCACGTCTTCCCCACGTATCTCCCACGAAAAACTCTCTTCGCAGTCGACGCCGCTGCCGACGGCGCTGCCAGTGGTgtattgtaaacaaatgctTAGGCGAAATCAAGATGTGCGGCGAATTGGCTCTCTCGTTCGCGAGAGAGATGGCTGGCGCTTTTCGCCTAAGAGACTTTTCTCTTTCTTTCAGCTGCACCTGCAGTTTTCCACTAGTTTTTCTCGCTCTCTTCGCGAGGAGGGGGTGGGGGCTATTGGGGCTATTGGGGGTGGAGAGGGGCCGAAGG
This portion of the Drosophila santomea strain STO CAGO 1482 chromosome 3L, Prin_Dsan_1.1, whole genome shotgun sequence genome encodes:
- the LOC120449718 gene encoding protein bric-a-brac 1 isoform X3; this translates as MASTQAETSVGLAPEQGPVAQRQRKGPGSGGGSPKSNRSSPTQQEEKRTKSEDRTSPTGGAKDEDKESQGHAGAGGAGSSPVSSPQGMSSSVASPSSTSQQFCLRWNNYQTNLTTIFDQLLQNECFVDVTLACDGRSMKAHKMVLSACSPYFQTLLAETPCQHPIVIMRDVSWSDLKAIVEFMYRGEINVSQDQIGPLLRIAEMLKVRGLADVTHMEAATAAAAAASSERMPSSPKESTSTSRTEQEREREAEELLAFMQPEKKLRTSDWDPAELRLSPLERQQGRNVRKRRWPSADTIFNPPAPPSPLSSLIAAERMELEQKERERQRDCSLMTPPPKPPLSTGSAVGASRRLETAIHALDMPSPAATPGPLSRSSRPHSQSPQQQQTQQQSQLPLPLPLHPHHHSSPAPHPSQTAGSAHHPPSPAGDSRFPLGPAAAMAAAMELSGLGPGPPAEPRLPPPPPHHHGGGGVGGGGVGGAGAGGVGSGGGSSLADDMEIKPGIAEMIREEERAKMMENSHAWMGATGSTLAADSYQYQLQSMWQKCWNTNQNLMHHMRFRERGPLKSWRPETMAEAIFSVLKEGLSLSQAARKYDIPYPTFVLYANRVHNMLGPSIDGGPDLRPKGRGRPQRILLGIWPDEHIKGVIKTVVFRDTKDIKDESLAAHMPPYGRHSDLPLSYPGASGALAGTPSSMACPNGSGPQTGVGVAGDQHMSQETAAAVAAVAHNIRQQMQMAAVPPGLFNLPPHPGVGGGVGSVPGAGGGRASISPAVSSGSGPRHAPSPCGPAGLLPNLPPSMAAALHHQQQQQAAHHHMQQLHLQQQQAHLHHHQQQQQQQHHQGGHQVGHKSGFGASSSSSASSSMGQHHPPKAKSSPLRSETPRLHSPLGDLGLDMASYKREFSPSRLFAEDLAELVGASVSSSSSSAAAASAPPERSAGAASAAAGADAPSSSSSGGIKVEPITTTSE
- the LOC120449718 gene encoding protein bric-a-brac 1 isoform X1; translation: MASTQAETSVGLAPEQGPVAQRQRKGPGSGGGSPKSNRSSPTQQEEKRTKSEDRTSPTGGAKDEDKESQGHAGAGGAGSSPVSSPQGMSSSVASPSSTSQQFCLRWNNYQTNLTTIFDQLLQNECFVDVTLACDGRSMKAHKMVLSACSPYFQTLLAETPCQHPIVIMRDVSWSDLKAIVEFMYRGEINVSQDQIGPLLRIAEMLKVRGLADVTHMEAATAAAAAASSERMPSSPKESTSTSRTEQEREREAEELLAFMQPEKKLRTSDWDPAELRLSPLERQQGRNVRKRRWPSADTIFNPPAPPSPLSSLIAAERMELEQKERERQRDCSLMTPPPKPPLSTGSAVGASRRLETAIHALDMPSPAATPGPLSRSSRPHSQSPQQQQTQQQSQLPLPLPLHPHHHSSPAPHPSQTAGSAHHPPSPAGDSRFPLGPAAAMAAAMELSGLGPGPPAEPRLPPPPPHHHGGGGVGGGGVGGAGAGGVGSGGGSSLADDMEIKPGIAEMIREEERAKMMENSHAWMGATGSTLAADSYQYQLQSMWQKCWNTNQNLMHHMRFRERGPLKSWRPETMAEAIFSVLKEGLSLSQAARKYDIPYPTFVLYANRVHNMLGPSIDGGPDLRPKGRGRPQRILLGIWPDEHIKGVIKTVVFRDTKDIKDESLAAHMPPYGRHSPAFPLQDLPLSYPGASGALAGTPSSMACPNGSGPQTGVGVAGDQHMSQETAAAVAAVAHNIRQQMQMAAVPPGLFNLPPHPGVGGGVGSVPGAGGGRASISPAVSSGSGPRHAPSPCGPAGLLPNLPPSMAAALHHQQQQQAAHHHMQQLHLQQQQAHLHHHQQQQQQQHHQGGHQVGHKSGFGASSSSSASSSMGQHHPPKAKSSPLRSETPRLHSPLGDLGLDMASYKREFSPSRLFAEDLAELVGASVSSSSSSAAAASAPPERSAGAASAAAGADAPSSSSSGGIKVEPITTTSE
- the LOC120449718 gene encoding protein bric-a-brac 1 isoform X4, with product MASTQAETSVGLAPEQGPVAQRQRKGPGSGGGSPKSNRSSPTQQEEKRTKSEDRTSPTGGAKDEDKESQGHAGAGGAGSSPVSSPQGMSSSVASPSSTSQQFCLRWNNYQTNLTTIFDQLLQNECFVDVTLACDGRSMKAHKMVLSACSPYFQTLLAETPCQHPIVIMRDVSWSDLKAIVEFMYRGEINVSQDQIGPLLRIAEMLKVRGLADVTHMEAATAAAAAASSERMPSSPKESTSTSRTEQEREREAEELLAFMQPEKKLRTSDWDPAELRLSPLERQQGRNVRKRRWPSADTIFNPPAPPSPLSSLIAAERMELEQKERERQRDCSLMTPPPKPPLSTGSAVGASRRLETAIHALDMPSPAATPGPLSRSSRPHSQSPQQQQTQQQSQLPLPLPLHPHHHSSPAPHPSQTAGSAHHPPSPAGDSRFPLGPAAAMAAAMELSGLGPGPPAEPRLPPPPPHHHGGGGVGGGGVGGAGAGGVGSGGGSSLADDMEIKPGIAEMIREEERAKMMENSHAWMGATGSTLADSYQYQLQSMWQKCWNTNQNLMHHMRFRERGPLKSWRPETMAEAIFSVLKEGLSLSQAARKYDIPYPTFVLYANRVHNMLGPSIDGGPDLRPKGRGRPQRILLGIWPDEHIKGVIKTVVFRDTKDIKDESLAAHMPPYGRHSDLPLSYPGASGALAGTPSSMACPNGSGPQTGVGVAGDQHMSQETAAAVAAVAHNIRQQMQMAAVPPGLFNLPPHPGVGGGVGSVPGAGGGRASISPAVSSGSGPRHAPSPCGPAGLLPNLPPSMAAALHHQQQQQAAHHHMQQLHLQQQQAHLHHHQQQQQQQHHQGGHQVGHKSGFGASSSSSASSSMGQHHPPKAKSSPLRSETPRLHSPLGDLGLDMASYKREFSPSRLFAEDLAELVGASVSSSSSSAAAASAPPERSAGAASAAAGADAPSSSSSGGIKVEPITTTSE
- the LOC120449718 gene encoding protein bric-a-brac 1 isoform X2, which codes for MASTQAETSVGLAPEQGPVAQRQRKGPGSGGGSPKSNRSSPTQQEEKRTKSEDRTSPTGGAKDEDKESQGHAGAGGAGSSPVSSPQGMSSSVASPSSTSQQFCLRWNNYQTNLTTIFDQLLQNECFVDVTLACDGRSMKAHKMVLSACSPYFQTLLAETPCQHPIVIMRDVSWSDLKAIVEFMYRGEINVSQDQIGPLLRIAEMLKVRGLADVTHMEAATAAAAAASSERMPSSPKESTSTSRTEQEREREAEELLAFMQPEKKLRTSDWDPAELRLSPLERQQGRNVRKRRWPSADTIFNPPAPPSPLSSLIAAERMELEQKERERQRDCSLMTPPPKPPLSTGSAVGASRRLETAIHALDMPSPAATPGPLSRSSRPHSQSPQQQQTQQQSQLPLPLPLHPHHHSSPAPHPSQTAGSAHHPPSPAGDSRFPLGPAAAMAAAMELSGLGPGPPAEPRLPPPPPHHHGGGGVGGGGVGGAGAGGVGSGGGSSLADDMEIKPGIAEMIREEERAKMMENSHAWMGATGSTLADSYQYQLQSMWQKCWNTNQNLMHHMRFRERGPLKSWRPETMAEAIFSVLKEGLSLSQAARKYDIPYPTFVLYANRVHNMLGPSIDGGPDLRPKGRGRPQRILLGIWPDEHIKGVIKTVVFRDTKDIKDESLAAHMPPYGRHSPAFPLQDLPLSYPGASGALAGTPSSMACPNGSGPQTGVGVAGDQHMSQETAAAVAAVAHNIRQQMQMAAVPPGLFNLPPHPGVGGGVGSVPGAGGGRASISPAVSSGSGPRHAPSPCGPAGLLPNLPPSMAAALHHQQQQQAAHHHMQQLHLQQQQAHLHHHQQQQQQQHHQGGHQVGHKSGFGASSSSSASSSMGQHHPPKAKSSPLRSETPRLHSPLGDLGLDMASYKREFSPSRLFAEDLAELVGASVSSSSSSAAAASAPPERSAGAASAAAGADAPSSSSSGGIKVEPITTTSE